Part of the Pseudomonas sp. ADAK13 genome is shown below.
AGGCTGGCGAGCTGCCTGCAGGCGATTCCCGGTATTCGTCTTCTGCCGCGCACGCCGCAGGTGAACATGCTCCACGTGTATTTCGACGCAGACCGGGCGGCACTGCTCAACGCTCGCGATGAGATTGCCCGAGAGCACGGCTATTGGCTGTTCACCCACCTGGAACCCACCGAGGTGCCGGGGTGGTGCAAGACCGAGTGTTATGTGGGTGACCGCTTATTGGGCGTGGAGGATGAGCGGGTTCTGCAACTGTTCACAGACTTGATGCGGCAGGCGACTCAAGACCGCTGACACCACGCCGGCGCGGGGCTGTCCGTCGCCGGCGGGCGGTTGCGCTAAGGGCGCTTAAGCATGTTGATACCGGTACTCCTGAGTCACCCCTGCATACCCATAGGCACTGGCCCGGCAGTCGATGATGTGCACATTGGAGTGCGGGTGCAGGTTGCCGATCAATTCGGCCAGCAGTGTGTAGGCCTCGCGATGGAAGCGCGCTTTTTGCGCTTTGGTGTTGGTCTCGTCGGTGACGGTCACTTCCAGGCGGAAGGCGTTGCGCCCATGTTCGACCAGCGAACGGTCATGAATGAACCACTGTTCATGGGGCACAAAATCGAGAATCAGCAATGTCTGCTCCGGACGCTTCTCCAGCACTTCACAGGTCAGCGCGGTGAGCTGCGGGACGAGTTGGCGAACCAGCTCGGGATTGCGTTCTCCGGAGATTTTCAGGGTGATGCCTGGCATGGGGAATTCCTCGTAAGGGTAGGGTGAGGTGCCAGCGTAAGAAAATTATGCTGATCTGAAAAACGGGAAGATATAATGATATCTATCGGAAAAAACGCAGGATAGATATGCGCCCCTTTGACCTTGAGCAACTGCGCTCCTTCGTTACCATCCTGGAGTCCGGCAGTCTTTCGGCGGCCGCGCCCAGGCTGAATCGTTCACAGTCGGCCCTCAGTGAGCAGCTTCGAAAGCTGGAAACCTTTACCGGTGTGACGCTGCTGGAGCGCGGCAAAAAAGGCGTGAGCCCGACACCTGCCGGCGAGCGGTTGCTGGCACATGCGCGTGGGTTGCTCGCACAGAGTGATTGTGTGCTTGAGGACATGCGCGGGGTGACCTTGAGCGGGGAACTGCGCCTGGCCATCACCGACTATTTTTTGCCGAGCGCCATCGCCGGCATGTTGAAGGGGTTGCGCACCCGCTATCCGCAGCTTCGTTTGCATGTCTCGGTGCGCAAAAGCCTGCAAATCGAAAAGGGCGCCAACAGCGGCGAATTTGATATTGGCCTGTCGATGCGGATCCTCGACGGGCGCAGCCTTCCCGAAGGCATTCCTGTGCGACGGGAGGCCCTGCGGTG
Proteins encoded:
- a CDS encoding tautomerase family protein; this encodes MPGITLKISGERNPELVRQLVPQLTALTCEVLEKRPEQTLLILDFVPHEQWFIHDRSLVEHGRNAFRLEVTVTDETNTKAQKARFHREAYTLLAELIGNLHPHSNVHIIDCRASAYGYAGVTQEYRYQHA
- a CDS encoding LysR family transcriptional regulator, which codes for MRPFDLEQLRSFVTILESGSLSAAAPRLNRSQSALSEQLRKLETFTGVTLLERGKKGVSPTPAGERLLAHARGLLAQSDCVLEDMRGVTLSGELRLAITDYFLPSAIAGMLKGLRTRYPQLRLHVSVRKSLQIEKGANSGEFDIGLSMRILDGRSLPEGIPVRREALRWVALSGFEAQHEHLAPLPLVVLPQDCSLQRFTIDLLEARGVPYVIAHSASGVGGLQSALLAGLGVACLNSSAVPAGAEACRSIQTLPALPDVEFSLLPPRPGEAPLVSAVREMLVTHFS